From the genome of Streptomyces sp. NBC_00523:
AGGGTCAGGAGCCGGTTGGCGTACGCCTCGCCGCCGTCCTCGTCGTCCTTCATCGAGCGGACGAGCTGGGGAACGAAGACCGAGTTGAGGCCGCCGCCCACGGTGAGGATGTAGATCATCGTGGGCAGCGTGTACGCGATGGTGAAGCTGTCGCCGAGCAGGGCAGCGCCGAGCGCCGCGGTGATCACGAGGCTGCGGACGAAGCCGGTGAGGCGCGAGACGAGCGTGCCGGCCGCCATGACCGCGCTGGACTTCAGCAGGCTGGAGGCGCGGCCGCCGGACTTGACCGGCGCAGGGGCGGGCTCGGGCTGGGCCGGGGCCGGAGCGGCGCCCGGGTTCGCGGGGCCTTCCTGGTCGCGGAAGAGGTGGGCGAAGGCGTCGGGCTCGTCGCGGTCCGCGGAAGCCTGTGTGACGAGGTCGTCCACGCCCACGAACTGGGTCGTCGCGGCGTTGTCTCCGTACGGGAGGTGGCGCGAGGGTCCGGCGGGCTCGGGCGGCGGTGTCTGGGCCCAGATACGGGGGTCGGGGGCGTACTGGGCCGCCGGCGGCTGCTGATAGAGCGGCTGCGGCTGCTGGTAGGTGCCGGGGGGCGGCGGCGGATGCGCGGCGCGGTCGTACAGCGCCTCGTCCACCGGGTCCTGGGCCGAGAGGTCCTGCGCCCGGTACGGGTCGTGGTCGTACGCGGACTGCAGATACGGGTCCGGCGCCGGTTGCTGCTGCGGGTCAGGGGGCACCGGAGGGCCGCCGGAGTACCCGGCCCCGCCCGTACCCTGACCGCGGTCACCGTCGTACGGCGCGTTCATCGAAACCCCACCTCATCGTCCCCGGCCGACCGGCCACGACAGACATCGCTCAACGGTCCACTTTCTCACCCGTGCCCGACGGCTCCGCGCTTTCGGGACCGGTGTCCGGCGTCGGGTCACTCGGCTGCTCGGGTTCACTGCCGTCGTCGCCCGCCGCGCCGCCCGCGTTGGCGCGCTTGCGATGTGCATACATCCTGATGCCGGCCAGCACCAGCAGCAGGAGCCCGCCGGCGATGACCAGAAGCACCGTCGGGGTGATCTCGGAGACCTTCACGGTGAAGGCCATCTCCTCACCGTACGGAGTCCCGTCCTCCGTGTAGAGCTGCGCGGTCATCTGGACCTGGCCGTTGATGTTGGCCGCCGCGTCGAACTTCACGGACTGGCTGTGCCCGGCGCCGATCTGGATGGGCTGTTCCGCGATGCTGCCGCCGTCGTTCAGCTTGAGCCGCGTCGCGTTGTCCGACTTCAGCCGCAGCACCAGGTGATCGACGTCCTGCAGCAGTCTGTTCTGCACGGTCACCGGGATCGTGGCGCTGCGGCCGGACAAGGTGATGTCCGACTTCGGGACGAGCTGGACCTCGCCGACGAGCCCCTGCAGATAGGTGCGGACCGAGTCCCGGTACTGCTGCGCCTTCAGCGGCTTCCCCCGCCACGAGGTCGACATGGACCGGTTGACGGCGTTGCCGAAGGGGGTCACCACCCGCTCGGGGTGGGTCAGGATGACCTGGAAGTTATTGAGCGAGGACTGGATGGACTTGATGTCCTGGAACGCCTGTGTGGGCAGCTCCTGGCGGCGCAGCTTCTTGGGGTACCGGGATGCCGGAGGCACATCGGTGGTCGCCTCGGAGTCCGGCTTGGTCGCCGCCGCCTGGGCCAGCCCCTCGGACTTCGTCCAGCGGTCGTCGTCCAGTGCGTGGAGGGCGCGTGCCATCGACTGCGCCTGGGCGACCGTGGGCGTGCGCTGGGGTGCCACGACGACGGAACGGTCCTTGTCCGTGTCCTGCTCGGCCAGGGCGAGGGTGAGGGCGAGGAACTTCTGCACGGCGAGCGTGGAGCTCCCGGCGTTGCCCATGTCGCCCTGGAAGGCCGTGGAGAGCCTCGCGTCGGAGACGACCGCCGTGGTGCCGCCGCCGATCGGGCGGGCGGCGGAAGGCGTGTAGACCAGGTTCCCGGTCTCGTCGAGGCTGTCGCTGCGGGCGATCACATGGTGGGCGCCGGCCGAGGTGGCGACGTCCACGATCGACGGGTCCACCGCACCGTCGACGGGCCATGCGAAGTCGGTGGACGGCTTCAGGTGGAGGATCGTCTCCACCGTCATCCCGGCGACCTCACTGGCGGTCTGCAGATGGCTGAGGGTGCCGGAGACGTTCTTGCCCCGGTGGGCGATCGAGGCCAGGTCCGGGTCGCCGAACGGCAGGGCCACGACCTTGCCCTCGGACACCGCCGCTTCCAGCGAGGTCAGCCACTTCTTGGCCACGTCCTGGTTCGTTCCGGCGACCGTGGTGTCGCCGGACTTGACCCGGTAGGGCTTGGTCATCGCGTCGACGCTGGCCAGCAGGTCCGGGTCGATGACCCAGGTCACGGGCAGCCGGCTGCCCAGGGAGACCATCTGTTCGAGTCGGCCGCCCGGCGCGATCTCCGCGGCCAGGTCGTCATCGGCGAATACCGGGGTCTGCTGCTCGTCCGAGCCGGTCTCCGCCGTGAGGTGCGCGGACGCGATCAGCGGCCAGAGGTAGCTGAGGCCGATCTTGGAGTCGCGGTCGCCGTCCTGCCAGGGCAGGAAGGTCCGCTTGATGCCGAGCACCTGGTCGTACACGGTGTGCGAGGTGCGCCCCGACAGCGAGACGCCCAGCTGGTAGACCCCGTCGTCCCCGAGATCCAGCTTGCTGACCGGTACGGACAGCGTGAAGTCCTGGCTGATTCCCGAGCGCAGCTTGTCGATCTCGACCGTGTACTTGCCGCCGATCGGATAGGGGTCGGTGCCGGGCAGGTATCCCGTGCGCCGGGCGGCCGCGTCGATGGCTGTCCGGCTGAAGAGACGGGGGCCGACCCGGAGGTCGACCTGGGCGTCGGTGACCGTCTCCTTGCCCTTGTTGGTCAGCGTTCCGGAGATCCGCAGCGTGTCCCCCTTCTCCGGGGCGCTGGGGGTGATCTCGTCCAGGGACACCGACACCGTGCTGGACCCCGTCGGAGCCTTGGCCGGGGCGTCGGCCCGGGCCGACGGGGCGGCGGCGCCCGCCAGCAGGGCGGCGACGAGCGGCGCCCCGGCGAGCACGGCGGCTGTGCGCCGCAGCCACCGGCGGGCAGGAGAGGGATGCATCCCCTGGATGTCTGCCGCCTCGGCCACGCGTACCCGTCCCTCGTCATCGTCAACTGCTGTGGATCGTCGTCCGTTGCTGCGTCCCCGCATGGTAACGAGGTGCGTCGGGGCTAAGTGCCGGGGAGTGTGCTGCATGATCGGGAGAGTCTCGCAGGGCCCGGGAAATGGGTGACGCCCGGACCGGTCCGTGCACGTACCCTTTTCTGTTGTGCCGAATGCCAACGCAGACAACCCCAGCGCCCTGACCCAGGTGCAGCACCGCGCAGTCAGCGAACTGCTGCGGGTCGCCCCGGTCGCCGACGATCTCGCCCGCCGATTCCAGGATGCCGGATTCAGTCTCGCACTGGTCGGCGGCTCGGTCCGTGACGCACTTCTCGGCAGGCTCGGGAACGACCTGGACTTCACGACCGACGCCCGCCCCGAGGACGTGCTGAAGATCGTCAGGCCGTGGGCCGACTCCGTGTGGGAGGTCGGGATCGCCTTCGGCACGGTGGGGGCGCAGAAGCACGGCTACCAGATCGAGGTCACGACGTACCGGTCGGAGGCGTACGACAGGACTTCACGCAAGCCGGAGGTGTCCTACGGCGACTCCATCGAGGACGACCTCGTGCGGCGCGATTTCACGGTCAACGCCATGGCCGTCGCGCTGCCGGAGAAGGTCTTCATCGACCCCCACGATGGCCGGAAGGACCTGGCCGAGCGGGTCCTGCGTACGCCCGGGACGCCTGAGGCGTCGTTCTCCGACGATCCGCTGCGCATGCTGCGGGCCGCGCGGTTCGCCGCACAGCTCGACTTCGAGGTGGCCCCCGAGGTCGTCGACGCCATGACGGAGATGGCGGGCCGGATCGAGATCGTCTCCGCCGAGCGGGTGCGCGAGGAGCTGAACAAGCTCCTGCTCTCCTCTCATCCCCGGAAGGGCCTGTCGCTCCTCGTGGAGACGGGCCTGGCCCAGCAGGTCCTGCCCGAGCTGCCGGCGCTGCGGCTGGAGAGCGACGAGCACCACCGGCACAAGGACGTGTACGAGCACTCCCTGACCGTCCTGGAGCAGGCGATCGCCCTGGAGGAGGACGGGCCGGATCTCGTTCTGCGTATCGCCGCTCTCCTTCATGACATCGGCAAGCCTCGGACGCGGCGCTTCGAGAAGGACGGGCGGGTCTCCTTCCACCACCACGAGGTGGTGGGCGCCAAGATGACCAAGAAGCGCATGACGGCGCTCAAGTACTCCAACGAGATGGTCAAGGACGTCTCGAAGCTGGTGGAGCTGCACCTGCGCTTCCACGGCTACGGCGACGGCGAGTGGACAGACTCCGCGGTGCGCCGCTACGTACGGGATGCCGGTCCGCTCCTGGAGCGGCTGCACAAGCTGACCCGGTCCGACTGCACGACGCGTAACAAGCGCAAGGCCGCTGCCCTCTCGCGCACCTACGACGGGCTTGAGGAGCGCATCGCCCAGCTGAAGAGCCAGGAGGAGCTGGACGCGATCCGGCCGGACCTGGACGGCAACGAGATCATGCAGGTCCTGGGCGTGGGCCCGGGCCCGGTCATCGGCAAGGCGTACGCGTTCCTGCTGGAACTGCGCTTGGAGAACGGTCCGCTGGAGCACGACACGGCGGTCGCGGAACTGAAGAAGTGGTGGGAGGCGCAGAGCTGACGCTCTCGCTTCGTTCCATGCGTCGGCGCTCATGTTTCACGTGAAACATGAGCGCCGACGCATACGCCGAGGGCGTTGTTTCACGTGAAACAACGCCCTCGGTCGGTCTTCTGGGTACTGCGGAGGTTCAGCCGGTCGGCTTGAGCGGCGTCAGGCAGAGCACCACGCTGTTCCGGCTCTTACGGCGACCCGAGCTCTCGGTGTAGGCGGAGTACTTCTCTGGGTCGCAGAGGTCGGTGTCGGTGGTGTTGTCGTGCACCTCGGCGACCTTGTACTCGGCGGCGGACGAGCTGCAGTCGACGGAGTTCATGTCCGGGTTGTAGTTGGTGCCCTTGTTCTCGAAGCAGTCCCCGACCGCAGCGGCCTTGGCGTCGGACTCGAACATGTCACCCAGGCCGAACTTCAGCCCGGCGAGCACGACGAGGCCCACGACGATGATGATGATGTTGCGGGTGGCGAGGAACGCCTTCTTGCCGCCCGAGGGCTGCGAAGGCCCCTGCGGAGGGGTGCCCCACCCTTGGGGCTGCTGCGGCTGCTGAGGGGCTCCCCAGCCCTGCGGCTGCTGCGGGCCGCCCCACCCCTGCTGGGGCTGTTGCGGCGGGTAGCCGTATCCGCCCTGCTGCGGCGGGTAGGCCTGAGGCTGCTGGCCGTAGGGGACGTTGCCCTGCTGCGGCGGGTAAGTCATCTGGATTCCCCCGTGATTCGTGCGTCGTGTTTGACGCGGGCACGCTATAGGACATCACCGCCCCGACTCCAATACGCGAGGCACAGGGCAGAACTTGCGTAGAGCAGCGCCACACCGATCACCAGCACCACGGACCGTCCGTCAGGCGGAAGCATCAGCGCGGCGACCGCCGCCGCGGCCACGAAGGCCACGTTGAACAGCACGTCGTAGAACGAGAAGGCCCTGCCCCGGTAGGCGTCGTCCACGGCGGTCTGCACCACGGTGTCCGTGGCGATCTTCGCCCCCTGTGTGACGAGGCCGAGGACGAACGCGGCGACGAGCATCGGCGCCGGAGCGAACCACAGCCCCAGGGCCGGTTCGAGGATCGCGGCGGTGCCCGCGCACACCACCATCCAACGGAGCCGCCCGAGCCTCCCCGCGGCCCAGGGAGTCAGTACCGCCGCCGCGAAGAACCCGGCACCGGAGACGACCACCGCCAGGCCGAGGAGCGCCAGACCGTCGTCCTCGTTCTCCGTCCAGGCGTACCGGCAGAGCATCAGGACCATGACGGTCAGCGCCCCGTAGCAGAACCGGATCACCGTCATCGCGGCCAGCGCCCGGGACGCGCCCCGGTGCTCCAGCAAGTGCCGCAGTCCGTCGAGGAGTCCTCCGGCCGCCGCCCTCAGCGCTGCCCGTAGCGACATGCGGCCGGCCTCGCGGTCCGGCCCGAGGAGCTTCGCCGCCAGGCTCAGCGCCGCCAGCGCCGAGGCGAGGTAGAGCGCCGCCCCGAGCAGCACCACGGCGGAGTCCGAAGCCGCCAGCAGCCGTACTACGAAGGCGAGTCCGCCGCCCGCGGTGGCGGCAAGGGTGCCCGCGGTCGGCGACAGCGAGTTGGCGAGCACCAGATGCTTCCGCTCGACCACGCGCGGCAGAACGGCGGAGAGACCGGCGAGGACGAAGCGGTTGACCGCGGTGACGCACAGAGCGGAGGCGTAGAACAGCCATGCCGGAGCCCCGAGGATGATCAGGAGGGCGGTGCAGCAGGCGAGCCCGGAGCGCAGCAGGTTGCCGTAGACGAAGACCTGACGCCGGGGCCAGCGGTCCAGCAGCACACCCGCGAAGGGCCCGACGAGTGAATAGGGGAGCAGCAGCACGGCCATGGCCGAGGCGATCGCCCCGGCGGACGCCTGCTTCTCCGGCGAGAAGACCACGTACGTGGCCAGCGCCACCTGATAGACGCCGTCGGCCGACTGGGACAGGACCCGCACGGCCAGCAGGCGGCGGAAGTCCGGGAGGCGGAGAAGTATGCGCAGGTCGCGCGCGACGGGCATGGGAGCAAGGGTCACACACGACGAGGGCCCCCGGGCGGATTGCCCGGGGGCCCTCAACGGCGCGGCAGCAGAGAAGCGTTGCCGCTCCTCATCTGCGCGGCTGACTCACGGGAGTCAGTTGGAGACCTCACCGCGGATGAACTTCTCGACGTTCTCGCGGGCCTCGTCGTCGAAGTACTGGACCGGCGGGGACTTCATGAAGTACGAGGAGGCCGAGAGGATCGGGCCACCGATGCCGCGGTCCTTGGCGATCTTCGCCGCGCGGACGGCGTCGATGATGACACCGGCGGAGTTCGGGGAGTCCCAGACCTCAAGCTTGTACTCCAGGTTCAGCGGGACGTCACCGAAGGCGCGGCCCTCGAGGCGCACGTACGCCCACTTGCGGTCGTCCAGCCAGGCCACGTAGTCAGACGGGCCGATGTGGACGTTGTCCGCGCCGAGCTCGCGGTCACGGATCTGCGAGGTGACGGCCTGCGTCTTGGAGATCTTCTTGGACTCCAGGCGCTCACGCTCGAGCATGTTCTTGAAGTCCATGTTGCCGCCGACGTTCAGCTGCATCGTGCGGTCCAGGATGACACCCCGGTCCTCGAAGAGCTTCGCCATCACGCGGTGCGTGATGGTGGCGCCGACCTGCGACTTGATGTCGTCGCCGACGATCGGGACACCGGCCTCGGTGAACTTGTCCGCCCACTCCTTGGTGCCGGCGATGAAGACCGGAAGAGCGTTGACGAACGCGACCTTGGCGTCGATGGCGCACTGGGCGTAGAACTTCGCGGCCACCTCGGAACCCACCGGGAGGTAGCAGACCAGGACGTCGACCTTGCGGTCCTTGAGGATCTGGACGATGTCGACCGGGGCCTCGGCCGACTCCTCGATGGTCTGGCGGTAGTACTTGCCCAGGCCGTCGTGGGTGTGGCCGCGCTGGACGGTGACACCGGCGTTCGGCACGTCGCAGAGCTTGATGGTGTTGTTCTCGCTCGCACCGATGGCGTCCGAGAGGTCGAGGCCGACCTTCTTCGCGTCGACGTCGAAGGCGGCGACGAACTCGACGTCCCGCACGTGGTAGTCGCCGAACTGGACGTGCATCAGACCGGGCACCTTGCCGGCCGGATCGGCGTCCTTGTAGTACTCGACGCCCTGGACCAGCGAGGCGGCGCAGTTGCCCACGCCGACGATGGCTACGCGAACCGAACCCATTCCGGTTGCTCCCTGTGTGTAATGGATGTTTCTGATGAGCCCGCCGCGGATCTGCGGTGAACTCACTTGGCGGTGTCGCCGGACGGATCCGGCGGGTTGTCTCCCCGCCGGGGCAGGCCGTCAGGCTCTCCTGAGGTCTTCTGCTGAGCTGAGCCCTCGGGCGAGGATCGTCGCTGATCCCGTCCCGACCGCTCGCTCTCGATGAGCTCGTTCAGCCAGCGCACTTCGCGCTCCACGGACTCCATGCCGTGTCGCTGCAGCTCAAGCGTGTAGTCGTCGAGGCGCTCACGGGTGCGGGCCAGAGAGGCGCTCATCTTCTCCAAGCGCTCCTCCAGCCGGCTGCGACGGCCTTCCAGCACCCGCATGCGCACGTCGTGCTCCGTCTGCCCGAAGAAGGCGAAGCGAGCCGCGAAGTGCTCGTCCTCCCAGGAATCGGGGCCGGTGTGCGAGAGCAGCTCCTCGAAGTGCTCCTTACCTTCAGCCGTCAATCGGTAGACGATCTTGGCTCGGCGCCCCGCCAGGGACGAGGCGGGAGCGACGGGCCGGCCGGAGCCGGGTGCCGCCTCCGCCGGAGCGGTCCCCGGTTCCTCGATCAACCAGCCGCTGGCGACCAGCGTCTTGAGACAGGGGTAGAGCGTCCCGTAACTGAAGGCACGGAAGATGCCCAACGAGGTGTTGAGGCGTTTGCGCAGCTCATAGCCATGCATCGGGGATTCGCGGAGCAGTCCGAGGACGGCGAACTCGAGGATGCCGGAACGTCGGCTCAACCTCGCCCCTCCTTCTCCGAGTGCTCTCACGGTCCCTTGTGCCGAATCGATGTACCGAGCTGATGTATCGACTCGATACATCAGCACGATAGATCGGACCGGCGGCGCCGACAAGGGGAGCCTCAGTGAGCGGCGTCACATCGCCAATTCGTAGGAACCGACTTGCGTTATTTGGGGTGAAGTTCGGTCCCAGGAGGGTTTTGACCGTGCGTAGTCTGTGCGGCATGCAGACCACCGGGAACCGCGAGACGCGCGCATGCGTGAGTGTTCGCGGGCCATCCGGACGCATAGCGGGCGAGCCCGTCGCCGGGCCGGCCCGTCATTCGGGGGACCGGATCTCACCTGCCGCTTCCAGGCGTTCTCGCCTGCCCGAGGAGTAGTCGTTCGATGAGCGAGCACCGTCGCAAGACGTCGCAACCGCAAGGCGGCGGACGTGCCGCGGCCCGACGCGCCGCCCAGCAGTCCTCAGGACGCCGCGCAGCACCGTCACGCGGAGTAACTTCAGCCTCACCTTCCGACTCGCATGGCGAGGAGGCCCCGTACGCAGGTCGTGCGGCCACCAGACGGGCGGCCCAGCGAGGCGGCGGAGGCCGTGGAGGTTCCGACGGCGGCGGCGGTGGACGGCGTCGCGGTGGCGGGGACGGCGGGCACGAGGGTGGCGGGCGCGGAGGCAGGCGTCCGGGCAAGAAGCGCTTCATCGACTACCCGCGCGCCGGCCGTCAGGGTCTGCGGCGCTGGGTTCCGTCC
Proteins encoded in this window:
- a CDS encoding DUF6049 family protein, producing MAEAADIQGMHPSPARRWLRRTAAVLAGAPLVAALLAGAAAPSARADAPAKAPTGSSTVSVSLDEITPSAPEKGDTLRISGTLTNKGKETVTDAQVDLRVGPRLFSRTAIDAAARRTGYLPGTDPYPIGGKYTVEIDKLRSGISQDFTLSVPVSKLDLGDDGVYQLGVSLSGRTSHTVYDQVLGIKRTFLPWQDGDRDSKIGLSYLWPLIASAHLTAETGSDEQQTPVFADDDLAAEIAPGGRLEQMVSLGSRLPVTWVIDPDLLASVDAMTKPYRVKSGDTTVAGTNQDVAKKWLTSLEAAVSEGKVVALPFGDPDLASIAHRGKNVSGTLSHLQTASEVAGMTVETILHLKPSTDFAWPVDGAVDPSIVDVATSAGAHHVIARSDSLDETGNLVYTPSAARPIGGGTTAVVSDARLSTAFQGDMGNAGSSTLAVQKFLALTLALAEQDTDKDRSVVVAPQRTPTVAQAQSMARALHALDDDRWTKSEGLAQAAATKPDSEATTDVPPASRYPKKLRRQELPTQAFQDIKSIQSSLNNFQVILTHPERVVTPFGNAVNRSMSTSWRGKPLKAQQYRDSVRTYLQGLVGEVQLVPKSDITLSGRSATIPVTVQNRLLQDVDHLVLRLKSDNATRLKLNDGGSIAEQPIQIGAGHSQSVKFDAAANINGQVQMTAQLYTEDGTPYGEEMAFTVKVSEITPTVLLVIAGGLLLLVLAGIRMYAHRKRANAGGAAGDDGSEPEQPSDPTPDTGPESAEPSGTGEKVDR
- a CDS encoding CCA tRNA nucleotidyltransferase, whose amino-acid sequence is MPNANADNPSALTQVQHRAVSELLRVAPVADDLARRFQDAGFSLALVGGSVRDALLGRLGNDLDFTTDARPEDVLKIVRPWADSVWEVGIAFGTVGAQKHGYQIEVTTYRSEAYDRTSRKPEVSYGDSIEDDLVRRDFTVNAMAVALPEKVFIDPHDGRKDLAERVLRTPGTPEASFSDDPLRMLRAARFAAQLDFEVAPEVVDAMTEMAGRIEIVSAERVREELNKLLLSSHPRKGLSLLVETGLAQQVLPELPALRLESDEHHRHKDVYEHSLTVLEQAIALEEDGPDLVLRIAALLHDIGKPRTRRFEKDGRVSFHHHEVVGAKMTKKRMTALKYSNEMVKDVSKLVELHLRFHGYGDGEWTDSAVRRYVRDAGPLLERLHKLTRSDCTTRNKRKAAALSRTYDGLEERIAQLKSQEELDAIRPDLDGNEIMQVLGVGPGPVIGKAYAFLLELRLENGPLEHDTAVAELKKWWEAQS
- a CDS encoding LppU/SCO3897 family protein; its protein translation is MTYPPQQGNVPYGQQPQAYPPQQGGYGYPPQQPQQGWGGPQQPQGWGAPQQPQQPQGWGTPPQGPSQPSGGKKAFLATRNIIIIVVGLVVLAGLKFGLGDMFESDAKAAAVGDCFENKGTNYNPDMNSVDCSSSAAEYKVAEVHDNTTDTDLCDPEKYSAYTESSGRRKSRNSVVLCLTPLKPTG
- a CDS encoding MFS transporter — encoded protein: MPVARDLRILLRLPDFRRLLAVRVLSQSADGVYQVALATYVVFSPEKQASAGAIASAMAVLLLPYSLVGPFAGVLLDRWPRRQVFVYGNLLRSGLACCTALLIILGAPAWLFYASALCVTAVNRFVLAGLSAVLPRVVERKHLVLANSLSPTAGTLAATAGGGLAFVVRLLAASDSAVVLLGAALYLASALAALSLAAKLLGPDREAGRMSLRAALRAAAGGLLDGLRHLLEHRGASRALAAMTVIRFCYGALTVMVLMLCRYAWTENEDDGLALLGLAVVVSGAGFFAAAVLTPWAAGRLGRLRWMVVCAGTAAILEPALGLWFAPAPMLVAAFVLGLVTQGAKIATDTVVQTAVDDAYRGRAFSFYDVLFNVAFVAAAAVAALMLPPDGRSVVLVIGVALLYASSALCLAYWSRGGDVL
- a CDS encoding inositol-3-phosphate synthase, with the protein product MGSVRVAIVGVGNCAASLVQGVEYYKDADPAGKVPGLMHVQFGDYHVRDVEFVAAFDVDAKKVGLDLSDAIGASENNTIKLCDVPNAGVTVQRGHTHDGLGKYYRQTIEESAEAPVDIVQILKDRKVDVLVCYLPVGSEVAAKFYAQCAIDAKVAFVNALPVFIAGTKEWADKFTEAGVPIVGDDIKSQVGATITHRVMAKLFEDRGVILDRTMQLNVGGNMDFKNMLERERLESKKISKTQAVTSQIRDRELGADNVHIGPSDYVAWLDDRKWAYVRLEGRAFGDVPLNLEYKLEVWDSPNSAGVIIDAVRAAKIAKDRGIGGPILSASSYFMKSPPVQYFDDEARENVEKFIRGEVSN
- a CDS encoding PadR family transcriptional regulator, producing MSRRSGILEFAVLGLLRESPMHGYELRKRLNTSLGIFRAFSYGTLYPCLKTLVASGWLIEEPGTAPAEAAPGSGRPVAPASSLAGRRAKIVYRLTAEGKEHFEELLSHTGPDSWEDEHFAARFAFFGQTEHDVRMRVLEGRRSRLEERLEKMSASLARTRERLDDYTLELQRHGMESVEREVRWLNELIESERSGRDQRRSSPEGSAQQKTSGEPDGLPRRGDNPPDPSGDTAK